The Carassius carassius chromosome 37, fCarCar2.1, whole genome shotgun sequence genomic sequence gagagagacagtgagtgaAACCCACAGTCATGACAGCAGACGCCCAtgtcattctgtgtgtgtgtgtgtgtatgagtgtgtatgagtatgtgtgtgtgtgtgtttgtgtttgtgtgtgtgtgtgtgtgtgtgtgtgtgtgttagtatgtatgagtatgtgtgtgtgagagtgtgtgtgagagtgtgtgtgagagtgtgtgtgagtgtgtgtgtgtgtgtgtgtgtgtgtgtgtgtgtgtgtgtgagtatgtgtgtgtgagagtgtgtgtgagagtgtgtgtgtgagtatgtgtgtgtgagagtgtgtgtgtgtgtgtgtgtgtgtgtgtgtgtgagtatgtgtgtgtgagagtgtgtgtgagagtgtgtgtgagagtgtgtgagagtgtgtgagagtgtgtgtgagtgtgtgtgtgtgtgagagtgtgtgtgagtgtgtgtgtgtgtgagtgtgtgtgtgtgtgagtatgtgtgtgtgagagtgtgtgtgtgtgtgtgtgtgagtatgtgtgtgtgagagtgtgtgtgagagtgtgtgtgagagtgtgtgtgtgtgtgtgtgtgtgtgtgagtgtgtgtgagtgtgtgtgtgtgagagtgtgtgtgtgtgtgtgtgtgtgtgtgtgtgagtgagtgagtgtgtgtgtgtgtgtgtgtgtgtgtgtgtgtgtgtgtgtgtgtgtttgtgtgtgtgtgtgtgtgtgtgtgtgtgagtgtgtgtgagtgtgtgtgtgtgtgtgtgtgtgtgtgtgtgtgtgtgtgtgtgtgtgtgtgtgtgagtgtgtgtgagtgtgtgtgtgtgtgagtgtgtgtgtgtgtgtgtgtgtgtgtgtgtgagtgtgtgtgtgtgtgtgtgagtgtgtgtgtgagtgtgtgtgtgtgtgtgtgtgtgagtgtgtgtgtgtgtgtgcagtgaaaCCCACAGTCATGACGGCTGACGCCCATGTCattctttgtttgtgtgtgtgtaggtttcaTCGGCTACGCTCCTGAGGTCCATGCCGTAGTGAAGCAGTGGAAATATAAGGACAATGATGACGACCAGCTGTTCTACACACGCATCTACCTGGATAAAGAGcagagggtgtgtgtgtttggagaggCATTAACACACAATGAAGGACTGAGATCCTCTTCACTGTGCCTTTGTGCAGCAGCAAGCACAGTTATTATCTTTGAATTAAactgttaaaaacattttgttaattcaaataaagaaaatttatgaaagaaactaaatgaaaaaatacaaaaaaatttactaaaactaaaagatgaatgaaaactaaaaaatataaattaaactcACATGGCAATATAGAAAACTTtttaacaaaaaagcaaaaattattaaaaattaaaccaaatgtaaaatgaaaactgaaaatataaaaaattaagtctaataaataaataagccgaaattttaacataaaataaagccctaacatatatataaaccaacacttattaatacattatattaattaGTTACAGCAGTTATGTTATTtaaaatcatcataaaaaaataaaaaatactttgcaGAGTAAGTATAACCTTCAAAGTTGTTGAAGAACAGAGCCTGTCATCATTAcatcttaaaggtcccatgacatggattatttccttttctttaaatgctttttaatgtttccttaggtgtacttatattgttagtatgatttttacatttaaaatgtagaaataaaaagcatttttatatcctgatattagccctctggcttgaatgctctgtttgaaggggcgtgtctactGTGAGACGCCGAGGAAACCACAACTGTTgcgattggctgacatctttgcattcgaaatgcgtattacatgtggacccctctcaaatatatatatatatatatactacagctgtcgagattaacgaatcgtggatttgttgattatataattattttttcgatcttgtcccatcacatgaaaggctgcagtgatgagcagcattgagtagacagagtctgtttatcgcgtgaatgcagtgatctcgtcattattgcaacacgttttctctcacaaaatgctttcaccacaactaacagcaaacacatgaatacagtaagagctttgttgtgcagcataacagtgtcattcattataacagcagtttaggcaagtgtgcagataatatatactcgcgatgtgtgacagctccgaaaaaaagggagcgttctttgatcgctctctgtagttaaatcacaatttaaataacacatttgtttcatgctactaagagaaacaacgttgatcgtttagtcactggcttgattcactgatgcataaacagtattaaacgatttagaaagaaagtctgtgtgaacttgaataattagctacacatcagaaatcactgatcacagatcaggcattaatgaacactgttactcactgtttgtgccggtgctgtcgaatccatatcataaaagtctgtttgtaacgcctgtgctggcattgcgactgaattatatgtaaatatttgggcgggcaaagcagagaaaggggaggtaacatttctctttacaacgtcacaaagaggagattccagatcagcccgtttgagcttctgttttctcaaaggcagagaaagatagtaaaatctcgatttacaccgattaaaattttcaTGCTAAATACAGTTTCTCTTTTCCAGAGGAAGTTTAACATCACGCTGGACCACAAATCCCACATTTTTCAGAATCTCAATGGAGCCATaggtacacacacgcacacacacaaacactctctctcttctGTGTTGTGCCCTGTAGTCCTGCTGTAATTCTGCCTGTGTTCTTCTGATTTTGTCTGATGCCTGTGTGTTTTTCCAGAGGAAGTGGTCCTGAAGTTTGAGAAATCCAGAGTCAGAGCTCGGAACGTGGTCTATGACACACTTCCTGTCGTTATCCATGGCAACGGCCCGACTAAGGTAAAGGCAAACATTCTGCACAGTAATCGCTCTGTTACCGCTGGGCCGTCATGTAATGTACAGACATTCACATCAGACATTTGCTTTACACTGTGATATACATATACaccaattaacatttttatttaaattataaattaattataattaaaggaAATGTGTATGTATTCAGCAGCGAtccttaaaatgtataaaaagtgacagtaaaactgttacaaaagatttctattttaaataaatgctgttctgaacTTTctcttcatctgtgaatcctgaaaaataaaatgcatcacagtttccacaaaaatattgtgcagcacaactgtgttcaacactgataataatcagaaatgtttcttgagcagtaaatcatcatattattctgatttctgaagatcatgtgacactgaagactggaggaatgatgctgaaaatacagcggagcatcacagaaatacattacactttaacacagattcacacagaacacagatgtttttaatactaaattatttcacaatattactgcttttggtgtaatttgaatcaaataaatggagactttggtgagcagaaaatgcttctttaaaagcataaaaattcttacttttcaaaagttttgactggtagtgtatattaaaataatatttataacatttccATGGAGAGGAACATTTAGATCTCCAGAATCTGTAGGGTTGAATCTGTATTGATTTTTCAgttctttcattatttaatttaaattgtaatattattcgtaataataattagtaataatttatacacataaaatttaagtattttaacatacaagtaaacatataaaaaataaattagaaatgagtttaaaaaaatgtgtgaagtatttttttatagcacttttaatttgtcacttatttaaatcattaaattgtCAAAGCATAGAAAATATAGGCTGTAAATGTAAGAAAAATGTGATGTGATAATATCTTTGTTTAATAAGCAGACATCACAAATTCATGAGCAAGTCAACTTCTGACTtgtgagtttggggcgggactaACTGTTTATCTGACCAATGACGGTcttcaggaaacctgtttgaaaagagtcatttttatgtgtgtgtgtgtgtgtgtgtgtgtagctccaGCTGAATTATCTGGGTAACTACGTGCCGACGGCGTGGACGTATGAACACGGATGTGGGATCTGTGACGATGATTTGCTGGACCTGAGCGGTCTATCTGTGAGTGGATGACACAAACACAGTCTGGCAAATCTGTGTCGGTTGCTTTAGGACGAtgattttatgtttgtgtgtgtttgtgcaggacgagGAGATGCCGCTGGTGCATATCGCTGTTTTTATCGAGCAGCCAACGCCGTTTCTGGAAGAATTTCTGGAGAGACTCGCAACTTTGAACTACCCACACACACGCTTACGACTCTTTATACACAACAACGTATGTACACAATGACAGCGTACatttgaaattattaaattaaattgttaaataattacacataagAATGCAAGTACACACCAGAGATTTACCattattgcttttttaaattaccgATATCAATACagattatttgcatgtttatgtgccAGGTATTTGTACAAACACAAAGACaacaatgtacattttaaatggttaaattatattattattttatttcattttcctaCATAACAAATCCAAGTACACACTAGAGTTCGAGAgatattgctttttttaaataaccgaTATCAGTACAGatcatttgcatgtttatgtgccAGGAAGTAACAGATATTTTTACAAACACAAAgacaataatgtacatttttaattgttaaattaaatcattattttatttcattttcatacataacAAATCCAAGTACACACTAGAGTTTGACCAatattgcttttttaaataaCCGATATTAATACagattatttgcatgtttatgtgccAGGAAGTAACAGATATTTGTATGAACAAAAAGACgacaatgtacattttaaattattatataattttcttaaatGTTTATACATAACAAATGCAAGTACACACTAGAGATGGACCGATATTGATGTTTTTATAACCGATACCAGTACagattatttgcatgtttatctGCAATCGTAATTggtatacaaaaataatatttgtatattttagtcTTTTACTTTTGTTCTAGACACAGTGAAAACAACGTTACTGAAATGAACAAACTGTTTAAATCTAGAAAACCTTCATTAATCTTAATTTGTTATCTCAAAAAtagaaaatggtaaaaaaaaatacaattgttaaaaatgtattttttccatgttaaaatgtaaaatataaaatttcttcttcataatacaTCTTCAGAGAAAACGTTGCATGTTTTAATAGTATTTATCGGTGGATCAGATATTACTAAACCGATATCCAGTTATTGAAAAAAGCTTAAATATCGGTAAAGATGATTATCGGTTGATCTccagcccacacacacactcttatggCCCTTCATACATGTCTTTCTTGCTACATGAGGTACATGTCCACACATGTGCTGGTGAAACACACAAATTACATGTTCACACACATTAACTGTGTGCAGGTTGTGTATCACGAGCAGCACGTGGAACGGTTCTGGACACGTCACCGCTCGCTCTTCCCTGGGGCAAAAATAGTTGGACCAGAAGAAAACCTCAAACAAGACCAGGCCAGAAACATGGCAGTGTAAATAGCAGTCCTGATGATTGTTTGCACTTAATGAGCGGATCTTTCCCATGATTCCattgattgtgtttgtgtttcagcgAGGCGTGTAAGAAGGACATCTCCTGCGATTATTTCTTCAGCATCGACTCTGATGTTGCTCTGATCAATCTTGATATTTTGCGGATTCTTATTGAAGAAAACAAGTGAGTCATGAACAGACGTGTCACATTATGAGTTACTTATTTCTACAATATCATGTAGCACATTAtgattttcttcattttatttgcTAAAAACTATCGTCTTATAAAACCTGTAACTCAAAGGTCTTCACTACCAGCtcctgaaataaatgttttgtattattattttatagtaaaatgtacattgtaaattaatttagaaattattaaaacatccaaatgtttttttaaaaaactgcacattttttgACCAATTAAAATTCAGTTCTTTGTTCTAATGGAATGTTTATATGATTACGTTTTGACAAAGGCattaaattgttaaagttttatgaattagttttatttagcacagtttGTGTGTGATGATTCATGTATTAAATCATAAGACACAATAGAGAAAATTTCAAACAGACAACAGATTTTGGGAAAAGAATAAAACCGATTTCATAGGGGCCTATTgttgttacattttaataaattattacattgtaacagttttataaagtttaagtgctgattttttttattgttgcagATTTAATGAtcattaaaaagtaaacaaaattaaGGAAGTTAAAAAAAAGATCTTAGTGCCTtgttattgttacattttaaataattattacattgtTAAAGTTTTACAAACTTAGTCGATGGTTAAAATTGAATGAATctttaaaaccagaaaaaaagatatgtatcttaatttatatatgtatgtatatatatatacatatatatatatatatatatatataaatgaaaaacagaaTTTAGAAGAAATAACATGGTATTTGAAACAGATTTCAAATCAGATTATCATAtaattgttactttatttttgatggtTAAAATTTAACAAACctttaaaaacagagaaaaaaacgaatttaggaaaaaataaaacgaTTTTGAGTTGGAAAATCAAATTTTATGGGCCCTATTGTTGttaaaatttcattaaattattacattgataAACTCATTTGATCGTTAAAAATGATTTGATCTTTTAAAACAGAATCAagaaatttatttgtaattttaaacaaCATAGATTTtaaggggaatttttttttttaagtttaatggtTCTAGTCATTAATTCAGGAGTCAAACTAGATTCAAATTGAGTATCTGCTGTTTTCTGAGAAACACTCCTGAAgtcctctgtctgtctgatgttggCAGAAGTGTGATCGCACCCATGCTGTCTCGACACGGGAAGCTCTGGTCCAACTTCTGGGGCGCTTTGAGTCCGGAGGGCTTTTACTCGCGCTCGGAGGACTACATCGACATCGTCCAGAGCAAGAGAGTGTGAGTGGCattccctctgtgtgtgtgtgtgtgtgtgtgtgctgtgtccTGACGTCTCCTCCTGTCCTCCAGTGGATTGTGGAATGTTCCCTACATCACTCAGGTCTATCTGATCCGTGGAGAGACTCTGCGCTCGCGTCTGGCCGCTGTGTCTCTCTACCAGCAGGAGGGCATGGATCCAGACATGAGCTTCTGCAAGAGCGTCCGCGAGCAGGTCAGATAACTTCTGTATCCTCAAATCCATTCCTTTTCCGAAGCTCAAAACTACTCTTGTGTGTTAAAACGTGATCATCAGTCAACCGCTGTGTCTGCTTTCTGTTCACTGATATATGTTGATATATAagatacttttattttactaGCTTATTAATTTTAAGTAAATTGTGCTTTGTTGGTAAAATGTCTGCTAGAATGTTAAAAATGTTCAGTGGTAAATATCTTTTAACTTTTTGTGTTgtaattgatttttatatttatgtttgatatttaatttatgcaatgGGGCAAAAACTGGCAAAGTGTATGGAGATTTCGGTTTTTGCAGAATTAACTCTGGGAAAAACCTGACAGATTATTATCCAGTAGCCTCAGTGTTTGTGTGTCCTCCTGCAGGGCATCTTCATGTTCGTGTCCAACAGGGATGAGTTCGGCCGGCTGGTCTCCTCCACCAATTACAACATCAGCCGTCTTTATCCGGACATGTGGCAGATATTCGACAACCCAGTGGTGAGAGATTCAGACGTGAAACACACGAGTGTAGAGACACATGTGAGTGCAGAataaccctgtgtgtgtgtgtgtgtgtgtgtgatctcaggACTGGAGGGAGAAATACGTCCATGAGAACTACTCC encodes the following:
- the plod3 gene encoding multifunctional procollagen lysine hydroxylase and glycosyltransferase LH3, which codes for MTAVLLILILGVVQLSRTEPKTGKPNELLVITAATEVTDGYLRFMRTIRQFNYSVQVLGLGEEWMGGDVARTVGGGQKVRWLKTELEKHKDKQNTVIMFVDSYDVILASGPEELLRKFSRFSHRVVFSAEGFCWPDQRLASKYPAVHHGKRYLNSGGFIGYAPEVHAVVKQWKYKDNDDDQLFYTRIYLDKEQRRKFNITLDHKSHIFQNLNGAIEEVVLKFEKSRVRARNVVYDTLPVVIHGNGPTKLQLNYLGNYVPTAWTYEHGCGICDDDLLDLSGLSDEEMPLVHIAVFIEQPTPFLEEFLERLATLNYPHTRLRLFIHNNVVYHEQHVERFWTRHRSLFPGAKIVGPEENLKQDQARNMAVEACKKDISCDYFFSIDSDVALINLDILRILIEENKSVIAPMLSRHGKLWSNFWGALSPEGFYSRSEDYIDIVQSKRVGLWNVPYITQVYLIRGETLRSRLAAVSLYQQEGMDPDMSFCKSVREQGIFMFVSNRDEFGRLVSSTNYNISRLYPDMWQIFDNPVDWREKYVHENYSKIFEDGENVVEQPCPDVYWFPAFSDRMCDELVETMEDFGGWSGGKHNDERLSGGYENVPTVDIHMNQIQFEKEWLKFLKDYIAPVTEKLYPGYYPRAQAVMNFVVRYRPDEQPSLRPHHDSSTFTINIALNRKNIDYEGGGCRFLRYDCKVESPRKGWSFMHPGRLTHYHEGLPVTQGTRYIMVSFVDP